The Amycolatopsis coloradensis sequence TCCAGGTCGGCCGCCTTGGCCGCCTCGAGGGCGCGTTCCAGCAGCGCGCTCGTGATCTTCGTGTGCCAGCGCGTGGCCACGATCCCGAGCCGGATGTTCTTACAGTCGGACAGGTCGAGTTCGACGTCCGGACGGCCCTCGCCGCTCACCGCGTGCCACCTCCGTTGCCCTGGTCGACCTCGGCGCCGACCTGGTCGAAATGCTCCAGCTGGGACAGGTCGTGCCCCATCCGGTCCCGTTTGGTCTTGAGGTAGCGCAGGTTCTCCGGGTTCGGCGAGATCGGCAGCGACACTCGCCCGCTCACCCGCAGGCCGTAGCCCTCCAGCCCGACACGCTTGGCCGGGTTGTTCGTCAGCAGCCGCATCGAGCGGACGCCGAGGTCGCACAGGATCTGCGCGCCGGTGCCGTAGTCCCGCGCGTCGGCGGGGACGCCGAGCTGCAGGTTCGCGTCGACGGTGTCCGCGCCGGCGTCCTGCAGCTGGTAGGCCTGCAGTTTGTGCAGCAGCCCGATGCCGCGGCCCTCGTGGCCGCGGATGTAGAGCACGATCCCGCGCCCTTCCTTGGCGACCGCTTCCAGCGCGGCCTCCAGCTGCGGGCCGCAGTCGCAGCGCAGCGAACCGAAGACGTCACCGGTCAGGCATTCGGAGTGCACGCGGACCAGGATGTCCTCGCCGTCGCCGATCTCGCCGTAGACGAACGCGATGTGCTCGATCCCGTCGAGCAGGCTGTCGTAGCCGACCGCCCGGAACGTGCCCGCGGCCAGCGGGATACGCGCCTCGGCGACCCGCTCGACCTGCTTCTCGGTGCGCCGCCGGTACGCGATCAGGTCGGCGATGGTGATCATCTTGAGCTCGTGGTCCGCGGCGAAGACCTCGAGCTCGTCGCGACGGGCCATGTCGCCCTCGTCCTTCTGCGAAACGATCTCGCAGAGCACGCCGGACGGGGAAAGCCCGGCGAGCCGGGCCAGGTCGACGGCGGCTTCGGTGTGCCCCGGGCGCCGCAGGACGCCGCCCTGCTTGGCGCGCAGCGGGACCACGTGGCCGGGCCGCCGGAAATCCGACGCCTTGGAGGCCGGGTCGGCGAGCAGCCGGACGGTGTGCGACCGGTCGGCCGCGGAGATACCGGTGGTGATGCCCTCGGCGGCGTCGACCGTGACGCTGTACGCGGTGCCACGCTGGTCCTGGTTCGTGTGGTACATCGGCGGCAGGTCGAGCCTGTCCGCCTCGGGTTCGGTCAGCGCCACGCAGACGTACCCCGAGGTGTAGCGCACCATGAAGGCCATCAGTTCCGGCGTGGCCTTCTCCGCCGCGAAGATCAGGTCGCCTTCGTTCTCGCGGTCCTCGTCGTCCACCACGACGACCGGACGGCCGGCCTTGATGTCGGCGATGGCCGCCTCGATGGCATCGGCGTTCACGGCCACCCCGCCTCCGCAGGGGGTCAGATCCGCCGACCCCGGAATCGCACTCGTCTCGCTCACGCCCGCTCCTCCGTACCGCCATTGTCCCCCTGCGCGCGCAGGTGCGGCATGGCCAGCTTCTCGACGTACTTGGCGACCACGTCGACCTCGAGGTTCACCAGGTCACCCGGGGTGTTCCGGCCGAGCGTGGTGAGTTCGAGGGTGGTCGGGATCAGGGCGACGGAGAACTCCTCGTCGGTCACCGAAGCGACCGTGAGGGAGACGCCGTCGACCGCGATCGACCCCTTTTCGACCACGTACCGGGACAGCTTCTTCGGCAGCGCGAACGTGGTGAGTCCCTGCTCGTCGCGTTTGAGGAAGACGCCGGTGCCGTCGACGTGGCCCTGCATGATGTGCCCGCCGAGCCTGCCGCCCGCCGGCGTCGCGCGTTCAAGGTTGACGACGTCGCCGACGTGTACCTTAGCGAGGCTGGAGCGCTGCAGGGTCTCGTGCACGACATCGACGGTAAACTCACCGCCCGCCACCGCGACCACGGTGAGGCACACGCCACTCACCGCGATGGAGTCGCCGTGCCCGGCGTCGCTGGTCACCAGCGGCCCCCGAACGGTCAGTCTCGCGGCGTTCGGGACCTGCTCGACCGCGGTGACCTCGCCGAGTTCCTCGACAATGCCGGTGAACACTCCTGCTGCCCTCCTCCTGGCTCGCACCGTCGCTGGGAACGGTGCTCCCCACATCCAACACCCATCGGGGCCGATTCCTTCTCCTGACCCGACGGCGGATCACCGAGGCGGGATCAGCCGCGGACGCGGGCCGCCTGCTCGCGCAGCGCCGCGACCGCCTTACCAGGGTCTTCGGCGCCGTAGACGGCGGAACCGGCGACGAAGCAGTCCACACCGGCTTCGGCGGCCTGCTCGATGGTGTCGGCGTTGATCCCGCCATCGATCTCGACGACGAGCTTGAGGTGGCCGGTGTCGACGAGGCGCCGCGCGGTGCGCACCTTGTCGAGGACGCCTTCGATGAACGACTGACCGCCGAAACCGGGCTCGACCGACATCACCAGCAGCGTGTCGTAGTGCTTGAGGGTTTCGAGGTGGTCCTCGATCGGCGTGTTCGGCTTGATCGACAGCCCGGCCTTCGCCCCGGCGGCGCGCAGGTTCTTCGCCAGCGCGATCGGGTCGTGCGCGGCCTCGACGTGCACGGTGACGTTGTAGGCGCCCGCCTCTGCGTACCCGATGGCCCACTTGTCGGGGTTCTCGATCATCAGGTGGCAGTCGATCGGCACGTCGGTGGCCTTGAGCAGCGACTGCACCACGGGCAGGCCCAGGGTCAGGTTCGGCACGAAATGCGCGTCCATGACGTCGACGTGGACCCAGTCCGCGCGGGTTTCCCCCTCCCCCGCGACGGCGCGGATCTCTTCGCCAAGGCGGGCGAAGTCCGCGGAGAGGATGCTGGGTGCGATCAAAGGTCGGTGAGCCACGCGCCCGAGTGTAGGAGGGTGCCGCTAACGCCCGCTAACCGGCTGTGACCGGCCCGCGGTGGAGGGCTGAAGGGGACTTTCCCCGCATCAGACGCCACGAAAGCTCCCTTCGCCGCGTCGCATGCGGGGAAAGTCCCCTTCAGCCCCCGGTCTGGAGTATGACGCGAAATGGCACCGCAGTGGGAGGTGCGCGCACGCGCCGCCGAATAGCGTTCCGGTCATGGTCAACCCACTCAAGCCCCTGGTCCGGATCGGCAGTTACCGCAGCCTGCCGTTCGGTTTCCTCGGCATGGCGATCACCGCGATCCCGTTCCCGATCGCGCTCATTCCCGCCGTCCTCATCCCGGGCGACGTGCGGGCGAAGGCGGTCTACGGCGTGCTCGCCATGGGCGTACTGGTCGCGCTGGCCGGCTTGCCGGGGCCGATGCGGCGGGTCGGGATCTGGTTCTCCAACCAGATGCTGGGCACCCGGATCGCGCAGCCCTTGCCGAACACGAAGGTCGCCTGGGCGGAGCGCTGGCGTTCGGCGGCCTGGTTGCTCGTGCACACCGCGCTCGGCTGGGTGCTGTTCGGCCTCGGCTGTTTCCTGTTCCTGGGGTTCGTCCTGACCCTGGTGTGGGCGGGAGGTGGCGGCAGTCCCATCGCGATCTTCGGGGAAGAGGTGACGATCGAACCCGGCATCGCCGGAGCGTGGACCCTGCCGATCGGGTTCTTCACGCTCGTGGTGATCGCGTACGTCCTCGCCGGCTTCACCAAACTGTTCCAGTACAGCGCGGTCGCGCTGCTGGGCCCCTCGGCCGCCGAACGCGTCGCCGCCGCCGAAGTCCGGGCGAACCACTTCGAACAGCGCAACCGGCTGGCCCGCGAACTGCACGACTCCATCGGCCACACGCTGACGACGTCGACCATCCAGGCGGCCGCGGCCGCCGAATTGGTCGATTCCGAACCGCAGCTGGTGCGCCGGGCGCTGGGCACCATCGAGGAATCGTCCCGTGCGGCGCTCGAAGACCTCGACCACGTACTGGGCCTGCTGCGGGACGACCGGTCCTCCCGCGAACCCGAACGACGGCTGATCGAAGTCGGCACGCTGGCCGAACGGGCTCGCGCTGGTGGCGCGGTGATCGACTACGAGCTGACCGGGCCCGCCGCGGAACTTCCCGCGACCCTTTCGCGGGAGGCGTACCGGATCGTCCAAGAAGGACTGACGAACGCGCTGCGGCACGCTCATCCCGGCCCGGTGACCGTGCGGGTCGCGGTACTCGCCGACGCGTTGCGGATCGAGATCGTGAACCCGCTCGTGGAGCACACGGCCGCTTCCGGCCGCGGCGGCAACGGACTGCCGGGTCTCACCGAACGCGTCGAAGCGCTGCGCGGCGAGCTCGTCGCCGGCCCCGCCGTCGACGGGGAGCCGCTGTGGCGGCTGGTGACCACGATCCCGCTACGGTCGCGCCCATGACCCTGCGTGTCCTGATCGTCGACGACGAACCCTTGCTGCGTGCCGGTTTGCGCTCGCTGCTCGACAACCAGCCCGATCTGACCGTGTCAGGTGAGGCCGGCGATGGCGGCGAAGTGGTCGATCTGGTGCGGCGGACGCGTCCCGACGTGGTCCTGATGGACGTACGGATGCCCGGGGTGGACGGGATCGAGGCGACCCGGCGGGTACTGGCCGAAATCCCCGAACCGCCGAAGGTCCTCGTGATCACGACGTTCGACAACGACGACTACGTCTACGACGCGCTGCTGGCCGGGGCGAGCGGATTCCTGCTGAAGCGGGCCCGCAAGGAGGAGTTCGCGCACGCCATCCGGACCATCGCCGCCGGGGAGACACTGCTGTTCCCCGACGCGATCCGGCGGATGGTCACCGCGCGCCCGGCGCCGTCCGGCCTCGCTCCCCGGCCGTCTTCGCTGACGAAGCGGGAGACCGAGGTGCTGCGGCTCATCGCCACCGGTAAGTCCAATGTGGACATAGCGGCCGAGCTCGTCATCAGTCTCGAAACCGTCAAGACCCATGTGGGCAACATCTTCGGGAAACTGGGCGCGGCCAACCGGAGCCAGGCGGTGGTGTTCGCCTACGAGACCGGCATCGTCGCGCCAGGGCACAGCCTGCGCTGACCGGCGTGGTGGGGCAGGCCCCCGGTCCGGCGTGGGGGCCCGCACCATGGCTACCGCACGCGCCCGTCCCTAGCTTGGATCCATGCGAAAATCCTTGCCAGGCAAGAAGATCATCGCCGTCGGTTCCCTGGTCGCGCTGCTCGCCGCGACGACCGCCACGCCGGCGCTGGCCGTGACCCATCCGCGGGACGAAGTCGACAAAGCGCTGAAAACGCTGGTGCTGGACGGAGTCCCCGGCGCGCAGGCGACGGTGACGAACCCGTCCGGGCGGACGTGGTCGGAGCGCGAAGGCGTCGGAAACGTCGAGACCGGGACACCGTTCCCGCACGGCTCGAAGTTCCGGGCGGCCAGTATCACGAAGACGTTCGTCGCCGTCGTCGTGCTGCAACTGGTCGCCGAGGGAAAGGTCCGGCTGGACACGCCGATCGACCGGTACCTGCCGGGGCTCGTCAGCGGGAACGGCAACGACGGCACGAAGATCACCGTGCGCCAGCTGCTCCAGCACACCAGCGGGCTCTACAACTATCTCCGTGACCTCGACCTCGAGGAGTGGCGCCATCGCGGTGCCGAACCCGAGGAGCTGGTGGCGATCGGCCTCGCGCATCCGCCGTTGTTCGCGCCCGGCACGAGCTGGTCGTACTCCAACACGAACTACATCATCGCCGGGATGCTGATCGAGAAGCTCACCGGTCGTTCCGTCGCCGACGAGATCCGGAGCAGGATCACCGAACCGCTCGGCCTGGGCGACACCTCCCTGCCGTCGCGCGGCGACGAAGACTTGCCGTATCCGCACGCCAGAGGCTACGCACCGGGCCCCGCCGGCCACACCGACTACACCGAATTCGATCCGTCGGCCGCCGGGGCCTCCGGCGGGCTCATTTCGACCGGCGCGGACCTGAACCGGTTCTACGGCGCGCTCGTCGACGGCCGCCTCCTGCCGCGTGCGCAACTGGCGGAGATGCAGCGGACCGTGCCGGCGCCCGTCGGGCTCCCGGGCGCGGAGTACGGCCTCGGGATCGCGTCCGTCCCGCTGTCGTGCGGCGGTAGGTTCTGGGGGCACGGCGGGAACATCGTCGGCTACGCGAACCTGTCGGGCGCCGTCCCGCACGGCAGGCGGGTGAACGTCGTGGTGAACCTGAATCCCGCGCCGCCCAAGGTGGCCGACGACCTCGCCAAGGCGCTGGACACCGGGTTCTGCGCCCGCTAAACCGACGGCAGCAGGTCCAGCACGGAGGTCCACGAGGCCTCCGGGCTGAGCCTCGCGGTGGTGACCCCGGCGGAGGCGAGCGTGTCGAGATGGCGCTGCCACGCCGGATGGTGGATCCGCGTGTCCTGGATCTGGTAGCCCAGCACGATCGTGATGCCCGGCGTGCCGAGGACGTCGCCGAGCAGGGTCAGCGCCTGGTTGTCGGCGATGCCCAGCGCCAGTTTCGCCACGGAGTTCGCGGACGCGGGCGCGAAGAGGAACACCTCGGGATCCGGATGCGGCCGGGGTTCGCCCGGCAGCCGGGAGGTACTGCGGACCGGCAGCTCGGTGCACTTTTCGAGGTCACCGAACCCGCCGGTCTCCTCCAGCCAGCGGGCCGCGGTGGGGGTCAGCGTGATCGCGAGCTCCCAGCCGCGGTCCGCGGCCGGTTTCGCGAGCTGCGCGGCGAACCGGGTGTCCAGTCCGCCGCACGAGCTCGCGACCAGGCCGAGGACCCTGCTCACCCGGCGGATTCCGGCTTCCGCAGGACGGCGCAGAACATCGCGTCCGTGCCGTGGCGGTGCGGCCACAACTGGACGTACGGGCCGTTGCCGAGCTGCGGGACGCCCGGGAAGAACTCCCGCGCGTCGACGATCTGGGCGCCGGCGCGGCGTGCGGTCTCCCCCACAACGCCTTCGGTCTCGGCCAGATGCGGCGAGCAGACGACGTAGGTGACGACGCCGCCGGGTCGGACCAGGTCCAGTGCCGCGGTGATCAGCTGGCCCTGCAGTTTCGTCAGATCCGAGATGTCGCTGGGCTGACGGCGCCAGCGCGCCTCCGGGCGGCGGCGCAGCGAGCCGAGACCGCTGCACGGCGCGTCGACCAGGACACGGTCGTAGCCCGGTTCGAGGCCGGTCTCGCGGCCGTCGGCGACGTGGACCGTCACCGGCAGGCCCTGGACGGCGTGCTCGATCAGCTTCGCGCGGTGCGGCGCCTTCTCGACGGCGTCGACGGTCGCGCCGCTGATCGCCGCCAGCGCGCCGAGCAGCGCGGCCTTGCCACCCGGGCCGGCACACAGATCCAGCCAGCGCTCGTCGGAGCCGGTGAGCGGGACCTTCGTGACGGCGACGGCGCACAGCTGGCTGCCCTCGTCCTGCACCGCGGCCAGCTTTTCCTTGATCGGCTCGATGTCGCCGGGGTCGCCGGAGCCCGCGGGCATCCGGACGCCGTAGGGCGAGTACGGCGCGACGTCGCCGCCGGTGATCGCGGCCAGTTCATCGGCACTGATCTCGCCGGGCCGGGCGACCAGATGGACGTCGGGGCGGTCGTCGTCGGCCTCCAGGGCCGCCTTCAGCTCAGGCCCCTTGTCCCCCAAGGCTTCCGCGAACGACCGGGCGACCCAGCGCGGATGCGCCGTCCGCAGGGCGTAGGCCCCGATCGGGTCGGCGGCCTCGTCGGGCGCCAGCTCGTTCAGCCAGGTCTCTTCGTCCTTTTCGGACACAGAGCGCAGCACGGCATTCACGAAACCCGCGATCCAGGAACCGACTTCGGCACGAACGAGGTCCACAGTGGACCCGACGGCGGCGTGCTGGGGGATGCGGGTGCGCAGCAGCTGGTAGGCGCCGAGCCGCAGCCCGTCCAGCACGATGGCGTCCACCTTGGCCAGCGGCCGGTCGAGGCAGGCCTCGATGACGGCGTCCAGCATGCCGACCGCGCGGCAGGTGCCGTAGGTCAGTTCGGTGGCCAGCGCCGCGTCACGACCGGAGATCCGGCGGGTGCGCAGCAGTTGCGGCAGCACCAAGTTCGCGTATGCGTCGTCCTCCCGGACCGCGCGCAGGACGTCGAAGGCGACCTGACGAGCCGGGTCGATCTGCGGCGGGCGGCTCGGCCCCTCTTTACGCTGGCCCGGGCGGCCGCGATCCGGCCTCGACGGCCGGCGTTCCCTACGCTCGTTCACTGCAGGCGCTCTCCTTGTTCGATCCTCGTACCGCGCGCCCAGTCGGTGGCCGCCATCCGCTTCTTTCCCTGCGCCTGCACCTCGCCCAGCCGCACCGGCTTCGACGCCGTGCCGACCAGGACCCGCTTGCGCTCCACGACCAGTTCACCGGGCGGGGGCCCCGGCTCGTCGACGACCGTCACCGGGCCGAGCTTCAGCCGCTCGCCCCGGAACTCCGCCCAAGCGCCCGGTTCCGGCGTGACCGCGCGGATCTGCCGGTCGACCGCGGTGGCCGGGTCGGCGAACGACACGCGTGCGTCCTCGACGGTCACCTTGGGCGCGTAGGTCACTCCGTCGCCGGTCTGCTCCACCGCACGCAGCGTTCCGTCGGCGATCCCGTCCATCGTGGACACGAGCAGCTTCGCCCCGGACTCCGCCAGCCTGGCGAGCAGTTCCCCGGCGGTGTCGGTGTCGGCGATCCGCTCGGTGACCACGCCGAAGACCGGGCCCGCGTCGAGCTCCTTGACGATGCGGAAGGTCGAGGCGCCGGTGATCTCGTCCCCGGCGCGGATCGCGGCCTGGACCGGCGCGGCGCCACGCCAGGCGGGCAGCAGCGAGAAGTGCAGGTTGACCCAGCCGTGCGCCGGGATGTCCAGCGCGGCCTGGGGCAGCAACGCCCCGTACGCGACCACCGGGCACGCGTCAGGCGCGATCTCCGCGAGCCGGGCGAGGAACGCGGGGTCGCTCGCCTTCGGCGGGGTCAGCACCTCGATCCCGTGCTCGTCGGCCAGCGCGCCGATCGGGGACCGGACGACCCGGCGACCGCGGCCGGCCTGTGCGTCCGGGCGGGTGACGACGGCGACGACCTCGTGCCGCTCGGACGCGAGGAGCGCGCGCAGCGACGGGACGGCGGGCTCGGGGGTGCCGGCGAAGACGAGGCGCATCAACGCACCTCCGCCGGGGGGACGGGTACCTCTGACTGGGCGAACATCGCCGCTCAGTCTAGAAGGGCCCCGCCGCCGGGGCGCGCTCGCTGTCCCCGTGCGGGGTGAAGGGAGCTTTCCCCGCATGTCATGCNGCCTCAGCTCCTTCACCGGCTTGCCGTCGTCGTAACGCAGCCACGGCGACGGCGCGCCGGACGCCCGCGGCCGACTTCAGGTCCGCGGCCCGCGCCGTGCTCTCCCACGGGAGCTCCAGCTCGGGACGGCCGAAGTGGCCGTACGCGGCCGTCGGCGCGTAAATCGGGCGGAGCAGGTCGAGGTCGCGGATGATCGCGGCCGGACGCAGGTCGAAGACCTCCTGGATGGCGGCCTGGATCTTCGACGGGTCGACCGTCTCGGTGCCGAAGGTCTCGACGAAGAGGCCCACCGGGGCCGCCTTGCCGATCGCGTACGCCACCTGTACCTCGGCACGCGAGGCGAGACCGGCGGCGATGACGTTCTTCGCCACCCAGCGCATCGCGTACGCGGCCGAGCGGTCCACCTTGGAGGGGTCCTTGCCGGAGAACGCGCCGCCACCGTGACGGGCCATGCCGCCGTAGGTGTCGACGATGATCTTGCGGCCGGTCAGGCCCGCGTCACCCATCGGACCGCCGATGACGAAGCGGCCGGTCGGGTTGACCAGCAGCCGCACGTTGGAGGTGTCGAGACCGAGCTCGGCGATCTCCGGGGCGACCACGTGCTCGCGGACGTCGACGCCGAGCATCTGCTCGAGGTCGATGCCGTCGGCGTGCTGGGTGGACACGACCACCGTGTCGAGCCGCACCGGCTGGTCACCGGCGTACTCGATGGTGACCTGGGTCTTGCCGTCCGGGCGCAGGTACGGCAGCACGCCTTCCTTGCGGACCCTGGTCAGGCGCTGCGAGAGCCGGTGCGCCAGCGCGATCGGCAGCGGCATCAGCTCGGGGGTGTCCGAGCAGGCGTAGCCGAACATCAGGCCCTGGTCGCCCGCGCCCTGACGGTTGATCTCGTCCTCGTCGGACTCGACGCGGGACTCGTACGCCGTGTCGACACCCTGCGCGATGTCCGGCGACTGGGAGCCGATCGCGACGTTGACGCCGCAGGAGTTGCCGTCGAAGCCCTTGGCCGAAGAGTCATAGCCGATCTTCAGGATCACGTCGCGGACGATGGTCGGGATGTCCGCGTAGGCCTCGGTGGTCACCTCGCCGGCGACGTGCACCTGCCCGGTGGTGATGAGGGTTTCGACCGCGACCCGGCTGCGCGGGTCTTTAGCCAGCAGACCGTCCAGGATCGAGTCGCTGATGGCATCGCAAATTTTGTCGGGATGACCTTCGGTCACCGATTCCGACGTGAACAGTCTGCTCGTGGACGCGCTCACGGTGGCCGTCACTCCCTCACCTAGACGTCTGATGCCCAGTAAGTTAGGCACCCCTCAGCTTGCAATCAAGCCTACTGACTATCGCTCAGGGGACTCTCAACGCTTCATCAAGGTCACAACAGCATCCCACAATGTGGACGCGAGTTCGGCCTTGGCGCCGAGGGGGATCGGGATTTCGGTGCCGTCGGCCCCGAGCAGCCAGCCCGAGTTGTCCTCGGTCCCGAAGGCCTTCCCCTCACCGACGGCGTTCACCACCAGCAGGTCAGCACCCTTGCGCTTCAGTTTGACCCTGGCGTGATCAAGGACGCCGCCCTTGTCGTCCCCGGTTTCCGCGGCGAAACCGACGATCACCTGGCCGTTTGTCCGGTTTCGCACCAGTTCGGCCAGTATGTCCGCGTTGCGCGCGAGCTCGACCACGGGATCCGGCGCGTCGTCGGACTTCTTGATCTTGTGGTCCGCCCGGTTCGATGGCCGGAAATCGGCGACGGCCGCGGCCATCACCACGACGTCGGCGGTGGCGGCCTCGGCGTGCATCGCCTCGCGCAGTTCCTCGGCGGTCGACACGTGGACGACCTTCGCGCCCGCGGGCTCCGGCAGCGCGATGGTGTGCGCGGCGACCAGGGTGACCTCGGCGCCGCGCTGGGCGGCGACCCGGGCCAGCGCGTAGCCCTGCTTGCCCGACGAGCGGTTGCCCAGATACCGGACCGGATCCAGTGGCTCGCGGGTGCCGCCCGCCGAAATGGCCACGCGCACGCCTTCGAGGTCGCGCGGGAGGGCCTTCGGCACGGCGAGCAGGAGCCGGGCGAGGTCGACGATCTCGGCGGGGTCGGCGAGCCGCCCCTTGCCGGTGTCCTTGCCGGTCAGCCTGCCGGCGGCGGGTTCGGCGACGACCAGGCCGCGCGAGCGCAGCAACGCCACGTTGTCGCGGGTGGCCGGGTGCTCCCACATCTCGGTGTGCATCGCCGGGAAGAAGGCGACCGGGCACCGGGCGGTGAGCAGGGTGTTGGTCAGCAGGTCGTCCGCGATACCGTGCGCGGCCTTGGCGAGCAGGTTCGCCGTGGCGGGCACGACGATCACCAGATCGGCTTCCTTGCCGACGCGGACGTGCTGGACCTCGGGCACTTCGGTGAACACGCCGGTGTGCACCGGGTTCCCGGACAGTGCCTCGAAGGTGGCCGCGCCGACGAAGTTCAGCGCGGCTTCGGTGGGGACCACGCGGACGTCGTGACCGGATTCGGTCAGTCCGCGCAGGACCTCACAGGCCTTGTAGGCGGCGATCCCGCCACCCACGCCCAGGACGACGCGGGGTTTACTCACCCTCGGTGTGCTCGAGCAGGCCGCCGTGGATCTCGCGCAGGGCGATGGACAGCGGCTTCTCGCGCGGGCCCGGCTCGACCAGCGGGCCGACGTACTCCAGCAGGCCCTCGCCCAGCTGGGCGTAGTAGTCGTTGATCTGGCGAGCGCGCTTGGCCGAGTAGATCACCAGCGCGTACTTCGAGCTGACCTTCTCGAGGAGGTCGTCGATGGGCGGGTTGGTGATGCCTTCGAGCTCTTCGTGCAGCGTGGCCTGAGTCGTCACTCGTGGTGCTCCGAATCTTCGGTCTAGTTGTCGCCGGTTATCAAGTTTAGCAACTGCTCAGCGGCCTCTCGCACGTCGGCGTTGACAACGCGCTCGTCGAACTCCCCGGCGGCGGCGAGTTCGCGTTCGGCCTCGGCCAGCCTGGTCTTCACCGCGGCTTCGTTCTCGGTGCCGCGGCCGGTCAGCCTGCCGACCAGTTCTTCCCACGACGGCGGCATCAGCATCACCAGCCGGGCCTCCGGCATCGCCTTGCGGACCTGCCGCGCGCCCTGGAGTTCGATCTCCAGGATCGCGTTGCGGCCCTCGGCGAGCACCCGCTCGACGGGCCCGCGCGGGGTGCCGTAGCAGTTGCCCGCGAACTCGGCGTGTTCCAGCAGTTCGCCGTCGGCGACCATGCGGTCGAACTCGGCCCGGTCGATGAAGTGGTAGTGCTCGCCGTCCACCTCACCCGGTCTCGGCTTCCTGGTGGTCACCGAGACGCTGAAATAGATCTCCGGATCCAGCTTGCGCAGCTCCTTGGCCACGCTCGACTTCCCGACTCCCGAAGGCCCTGAGACGACCGTGAGCCGGTGCCGGGATTCGACTCCCGCCACCGGCTCACCGCCGCGGTCAGCGCCCGGGTTCACCGGGTGGTCCTGACCGGTGCCGCTCACTCGCCGCTGAATTCGGCCAGCAGCGCCTTGCGCTGCCGGTCGCCGAGGCCGCGAAGACGACGGCTGGGTGCGATCTCCAGTCGTTCCATGGTCTGCTGGGCACGGACCTTGCCGACGCCCGGAAGAGCCTCGAGCAGAGCCGAGACCTTCATCTTGCCGAGGACTTCGTTCTCCTCGGCCTGCTTCAACACGTCGACCAGAGTGGTACCGCCCCGCTTCAGCCGCTCCTTCAGCTCAGCACGGATGCGGCGGGCGGCGGCGGCCTTCTCCAGCGCCGCAGCGCGCTGTTCCTCTGTCAGCTGGGGAAGTGCCACGTTTTCCTCCGGTAGTTCTCAAATCTGGGTGGGTGTGGCGACGGTACCCACCCGTTACCTCGGCCCACAATGCGGGGGTGGCCGGTCATGACGGATTCCCGGGCCTGCTATTGGCCATTTTCCAGGGGACCGAGGGAATCCCGGGTCCGCCGAACGGCCGCACGCAGAGCTTCGGGGTCCGGCCCGTGCCTGAGGACGTCGCGGGACGACGCGGGCAGCACACCCGGCAGTCCCGGCCCGAAAAGGGCCCGCAAATC is a genomic window containing:
- the rpoZ gene encoding DNA-directed RNA polymerase subunit omega, with the protein product MTTQATLHEELEGITNPPIDDLLEKVSSKYALVIYSAKRARQINDYYAQLGEGLLEYVGPLVEPGPREKPLSIALREIHGGLLEHTEGE
- the gmk gene encoding guanylate kinase, encoding MSGTGQDHPVNPGADRGGEPVAGVESRHRLTVVSGPSGVGKSSVAKELRKLDPEIYFSVSVTTRKPRPGEVDGEHYHFIDRAEFDRMVADGELLEHAEFAGNCYGTPRGPVERVLAEGRNAILEIELQGARQVRKAMPEARLVMLMPPSWEELVGRLTGRGTENEAAVKTRLAEAERELAAAGEFDERVVNADVREAAEQLLNLITGDN
- the fmt gene encoding methionyl-tRNA formyltransferase, whose protein sequence is MRLVFAGTPEPAVPSLRALLASERHEVVAVVTRPDAQAGRGRRVVRSPIGALADEHGIEVLTPPKASDPAFLARLAEIAPDACPVVAYGALLPQAALDIPAHGWVNLHFSLLPAWRGAAPVQAAIRAGDEITGASTFRIVKELDAGPVFGVVTERIADTDTAGELLARLAESGAKLLVSTMDGIADGTLRAVEQTGDGVTYAPKVTVEDARVSFADPATAVDRQIRAVTPEPGAWAEFRGERLKLGPVTVVDEPGPPPGELVVERKRVLVGTASKPVRLGEVQAQGKKRMAATDWARGTRIEQGERLQ
- the coaBC gene encoding bifunctional phosphopantothenoylcysteine decarboxylase/phosphopantothenate--cysteine ligase CoaBC, whose translation is MSKPRVVLGVGGGIAAYKACEVLRGLTESGHDVRVVPTEAALNFVGAATFEALSGNPVHTGVFTEVPEVQHVRVGKEADLVIVVPATANLLAKAAHGIADDLLTNTLLTARCPVAFFPAMHTEMWEHPATRDNVALLRSRGLVVAEPAAGRLTGKDTGKGRLADPAEIVDLARLLLAVPKALPRDLEGVRVAISAGGTREPLDPVRYLGNRSSGKQGYALARVAAQRGAEVTLVAAHTIALPEPAGAKVVHVSTAEELREAMHAEAATADVVVMAAAVADFRPSNRADHKIKKSDDAPDPVVELARNADILAELVRNRTNGQVIVGFAAETGDDKGGVLDHARVKLKRKGADLLVVNAVGEGKAFGTEDNSGWLLGADGTEIPIPLGAKAELASTLWDAVVTLMKR
- the mihF gene encoding integration host factor, actinobacterial type — protein: MALPQLTEEQRAAALEKAAAARRIRAELKERLKRGGTTLVDVLKQAEENEVLGKMKVSALLEALPGVGKVRAQQTMERLEIAPSRRLRGLGDRQRKALLAEFSGE
- a CDS encoding rRNA small subunit methyltransferase B — translated: MNERRERRPSRPDRGRPGQRKEGPSRPPQIDPARQVAFDVLRAVREDDAYANLVLPQLLRTRRISGRDAALATELTYGTCRAVGMLDAVIEACLDRPLAKVDAIVLDGLRLGAYQLLRTRIPQHAAVGSTVDLVRAEVGSWIAGFVNAVLRSVSEKDEETWLNELAPDEAADPIGAYALRTAHPRWVARSFAEALGDKGPELKAALEADDDRPDVHLVARPGEISADELAAITGGDVAPYSPYGVRMPAGSGDPGDIEPIKEKLAAVQDEGSQLCAVAVTKVPLTGSDERWLDLCAGPGGKAALLGALAAISGATVDAVEKAPHRAKLIEHAVQGLPVTVHVADGRETGLEPGYDRVLVDAPCSGLGSLRRRPEARWRRQPSDISDLTKLQGQLITAALDLVRPGGVVTYVVCSPHLAETEGVVGETARRAGAQIVDAREFFPGVPQLGNGPYVQLWPHRHGTDAMFCAVLRKPESAG